The proteins below come from a single Aegilops tauschii subsp. strangulata cultivar AL8/78 chromosome 6, Aet v6.0, whole genome shotgun sequence genomic window:
- the LOC109743635 gene encoding rop guanine nucleotide exchange factor 3 has translation MGDSSAFPGFHSQYSYDRDYARPLFRVASFSSERGGDEHGHEHSPRGRGGAMARTASFKVTAAPSRLSQAMSKLSMKKLQQAVDERSVEDEEMELMKEKYTKLLLGEDMSGGGKGVCTAVAISNAITNLYATVFGTCHRLQSLPPEKRSMWNREMDCLLSICEYIVEFAPTVQARPDGSTHDVMATSPRSDILMNLPALEKLETMLLGILDSFDKAEFWYADQRKQSFTETKKPSSFKRNEDKWWLPEPCVPESGLSDALHRELQHKRDQASQIHKMAMEINNAILSEMQIPSSYIETLPKTGKVGTGDVIYRYMSSGDQFSPDHLLDFLNLSSEHEALEIADRVEAAMYVWRRKASMTHVVTKWENVTELNADGDKNLILASRARSLLLCLKQRFPGLSQTTLDTSKIHYNKDIGQAILESYSRVLESLAYSIVSWIDDVLLADENAKQGNSTRIQKQVFSQVSPQR, from the exons atggGCGACAGTTCGGCCTTCCCGGGCTTCCACAGCCAGTACAGCTACGACCGCGACTACGCGCGCCCGCTCTTCCGCGTCGCCTCCTTCTCCTCCGAGAGAGGCGGCGACGAGCACGGGCACGAGCACTCGCcgcgggggcgcggcggcgccatggcccgCACGGCGTCCTTCAAGGTGACCGCGGCGCCGTCGCGCCTCTCGCAGGCGATGAGCAAGCTGAGCATGAAGAAGCTGCAGCAGGCCGTCGACGAGAGGTCCGTGGAAGACGAAG AAATGGAGCTGATGAAGGAGAAGTACACCAAGCTGCTCCTCGGGgaggacatgtccggcggcggcaAGGGCGTCTGCACCGCCGTCGCCATCTCCAACGCCATCACCAACCTATATG CGACTGTGTTTGGGACCTGCCACAGGTTGCAGTCACTGCCCCCCGAGAAGAGATCAATGTGGAACCGGGAGATGGACTgcctcctctccatctgcgagtACATCGTCGAGTTCGCACCGACGGTCCAGGCCAGACCCGACGGAAGCACACACGAT GTGATGGCAACCTCACCGCGATCAGACATCCTGATGAACCTCCCCGCGCTGGAGAAGCTAGAAACCATGCTCCTT GGCATATTGGACAGCTTTGACAAGGCGGAGTTCTGGTACGCGGACCAGAGGAAGCAGTCCTTCACCGAAACCAAGAAGCCGTCGTCGTTCAAGCGCAACGAGGATAAGTGGTGGTTGCCCGAGCCATGCGTGCCGGAATCCGGCCTCTCCGACGCTCTCCACCGTGAGCTGCAGCACAAGAGGGACCAGGCTAGCCAGATCCACAAGATGGCCATGGAGATCAACAACGCCATCCTCTCCGAAATGCAAATCCCATCCTCATACATTGAAACGCTTCCCAAG ACCGGGAAAGTCGGGACGGGTGACGTCATATACCGGTACATGTCCTCGGGGGATCAGTTCTCGCCGGACCACCTCCTCGACTTCCTCAACTTGAGCTCCGAGCACGAGGCGCTCGAGATCGCCGACCGTGTCGAGGCCGCAATGTATGTGTGGAGAAGGAAGGCTAGCATGACCCACGTGGTGACCAAATGGGAgaatgtcaccgagctgaatgccGATGGGGACAAGAATTTGATCCTGGCAAGCAGGGCCAGGAGCCTGCTGCTCTGCTTGAAACAAAGATTTCCAGGCCTCTCACAGACCACCCTCGACACGAGCAAGATTCACTACAATAAG GATATTGGACAGGCAATACTTGAAAGCTACTCAAGGGTGCTGGAAAGTTTGGCCTACAGCATTGTCTCCTGGATAGATGACGTTCTCCTTGCAGACGAAAATGCAAAGCAAGGGAATAGCACCAGAATACAGAAGCAAGTATTCAGTCAGGTCTCTCCTCAACGATGA
- the LOC109743521 gene encoding uncharacterized protein, with protein sequence MASTVDRRDQSSRRSGHTRSRSPARERVSPPRKQSPPARRERSRPERTGSPRRSGHTRSRSPARERVSPPRKHSPSARRERSHAERSGSPRRRSPVKASLSHREMSPQREKAKERVRSPKHARSPSPAGKRQSRSLSPRSKRLRRAQAEREGADVTEGDRRRPPSSEDRGTRKHRERAEGASRDRKVEPKDDRSAFTGRRLDDDDDDGRGHSRDRRTDRDDRSGASREARSGRDGDRHDSRGKRSDPDRKGGSREQRTDQSSRRDSVRDRMADRDENNGGSGRSSRRGRSGSPEEHRHRGRHESHTSPRASRSAAHREDTSSRVDVASRSGDADSLAMMNTAAEALEVKEKQKPSFELSGKLAEETNKVGGITLLYSEPPEARKSDIRWRLYVFKGGEALNEPLYVHRMSHYLFGRERRIADIPTDHPSCSKQHAVLQYRLVEKEQPDGMMSKQVRPYLMDLGSTNGTFINEDRIESHRYYELFERDNIKFGNSSREYVLLHENSTD encoded by the exons ATGGCTTCTACTGTGGACCGGAGGGATCAATCCTCCCGGAGGTCGGGGCACACGAGGTCCCGTTCTCCAGCGAGGGAGCGCGTATCGCCTCCACGCAAGCAGAGCCCGCCAGCTCGGAGGGAGAGGTCACGGCCTGAGAGGACTGGCTCGCCTAGGAGGTCGGGGCACACAAGGTCCCGTTCTCCGGCCAGGGAGCGAGTGTCGCCTCCACGCAAGCACAGCCCGTCAGCTCGGAGGGAGAGGTCACATGCTGAGAGGAGTGGCTCGCCTAGGAGGCGGTCCCCTGTTAAGGCTAGCCTTTCACATAGGGAGATGTCGCCACAGAGAGAGAAGGCGAAGGAGCGGGTCAGGTCGCCGAAACATGCACGGTCCCCATCGCCTGCTGGGAAACGACAGTCTCGGTCGCTCTCACCGCGCTCCAAGCGACTAAGGAGAGCTCAGGCTGAGCGGGAAGGGGCCGATGTAACTGAGGGTGACCGTCGGAGGCCTCCCAGTAGTGAAGACCGGGGCACACGGAAGCACAGGGAGCGTGCTGAGGGTGCGTCAAGGGATAGGAAGGTGGAGCCAAAAGATGATAGGAGTGCCTTCACAGGTAGAAGactggatgatgatgatgatgatggaaggGGTCACTCAAGAGATAGAAGAACTGACAGGGATGATCGGTCAGGTGCTTCGAGAGAGGCACGATCAGGCCGGGACGGCGACAGACATGATTCAAGAGGGAAAAGGTCGGACCCGGACCGAAAAGGTGGTTCCAGGGAGCAAAGGACAGATCAAAGTTCCAGAAGGGATTCCGTGCGAGATAGAATGGCAGACCGGGATGAGAACAATGGTGGATCAGGACGATCATCTAGGCGTGGCCGGTCAGGGTCTCCAGAAGAGCATAGACATAGGGGCAGACATGAATCTCACACATCACCACGGGCATCCAGAAGTGCAGCACATCGTGAG GATACAAGCTCTAGAGTGGATGTAGCATCCCG GAGTGGTGATGCTGATTCATTGGCAATGATGAATACTGCTGCAGAAGCTCTGGAGGTGAAAGAAAAG CAAAAACCATCATTTGAGTTGTCTGGAAAGCTTGCCGAGGAGACTAACAAAGTTGGAG GTATAACTTTGTTGTATTCAGAACCTCCAGAGGCTCGCAAATCAGATATTAGATGGAGACTCTATGTATTCAAGGGCGGTGAAGCACTGAATG AACCGCTGTATGTTCATCGCATGAGCCACTACCTTTTTGGAAGGGAAAGGAGAATTGCAGACATCCCCACCGACCATCCCTCCTGCAGCAAGCAACATGCGGTTCTTCAATATAG ACTTGTAGAGAAGGAGCAACCAGATGGCATGATGTCAAAGCAAGTGAG GCCTTATCTGATGGATCTTGGTAGTACCAATGGGACATTCATCAAT GAGGATCGCATTGAGTCACACCGCTACTATGAACTCTTCGAAAGGGACAACATTAAGTTTGGCAACAGTAG CCGGGAGTACGTGTTGCTCCATGAGAACTCGACAGACTGA
- the LOC109743540 gene encoding uncharacterized protein, which produces MVCVACLIPLFLIPFVNALPYLFDLLLSKVYRMLGWEYRRPERVPAACPFKPAANKTEGVTGESTPLVNPHVAGESKTLMEPQSATADGKKDD; this is translated from the exons ATG GTGTGCGTGGCGTGCCTGATCCCGCTCTTCCTCATCCCCTTCGTCAACGCGCTCCCCTACCTCTTCGACCTCCTCCTC AGCAAGGTTTATCGCATGCTTGGATGGGAATACAGGAGGCCCGAGAGAGTCCCAGCTGCCTGCCCGTTCAAGCCTGCAGCAAACAAGACTGAA GGTGTAACAGGTGAATCAACGCCTCTAGTTAACCCACATGTCGCGGGTGAATCGAAAACTCTGATGGAACCCCAGAGTGCCACAGCGGACGGGAAGAAAGATGATTAA